Genomic DNA from Deinococcus aetherius:
GCCACCCCGTCATTTGGGCCAGACCCGACTCATCCACTTCGCCGGGTCAGTGGCCTCACCCCGCACCCGCATCTCCAAATGCAGGTGAGCACCGGTGCTCAGCCCGGTGCTGCCGACCTCACCGACCTTCTGTCCCCGCGTAACCTGTTGCCCGACATTCACCGTGACCCGGCTCTGGTGGAAGTACATACTGGTCAGCCCCGCGCCGTGGTCGATCACCACCAGCCCGCCGCGCACGGGGTACATGCCGGCCATCACGACCGTCCCGTCGTTGACTGCCAGCACCGGGGTCCCGGCCGGGGCCGGGTAGTCTGTGCCGTAGTGGTACAGGACCGGCCCACCCGCCACGTAGGTCCGCGGCTGCCCGAAGGCGCTGCTCTGCGCGCGGACCTTCGCGGCGGGCTGGAAGGTTCGCGACCAGACCTGGGGGGTCCGCCGCGCGTACGCCTGTTCGACGGCGGCGTCTTCTGCCTTGCGGGCTGGATCCTCGAGCTTGCCCGCGATGCGGGGCGGCAGATTCAGGCGCTGGATCGCCTGGGTCAATCCGGTCACCGGGATGCGGCCGCGCAGCACGTCCGACCCCACCCGGATCTCGTACACGACCGGGGTGGTCTTGCCCAGCACCACCCGCCCGAGCACGAGGCGCCCGCCTCCCGCCGGAACCGGGGTCAGGGCCTCGCCGGGCAGCCGGACGTCCTCCCCGACCTCGCTGGGAAACCGCACGCTGGCCTCGGCCGCCCTCGGGCCACTGAGGCGCAGGACGAACGGGTCCCCCATTCGCAGCGAGGCGGGGGCAGTGACGGTCAGACCGCCGAGTTGGAGTGCCGCCCCGGGCCGGGAAGAGGGCTCGGGGGTGGGGACGGCGGGAGAGGAGGCCTCCTCCCCGGGCAGGCGGAGCGTCTGCCCCACCGCGAGCGCCGTGCCCGTCAGGCCGTTGAGCCGCACGAGTTCGGCCACGGTCGTCCCGTTGGCCCGCGCGAGGCTGTACAGGGTGTCGCCGGGTTTGACCGTGTAGGCTCCTCCCACGCCCGACAGGAGTACGGCAGCCAGCAGCAGGGCGCGGCGAATCATGCAGTGCAGAATAGCCGTCCTGTATGGGCGGGACAACTTCTCCTGGTGCTCGACCTGACCGACACAACAAAGCCCAATTCCCTGGTCCGAAATAGCCTGACAGATGATGTCGCGGTCATGGTCACGTGACCTGAATTCGCATGGTCAGCCCCCCGCCCCCCTGCTCCTCGACGTTGTCGTTGGTGGTGTGGTGCGGGATGTGGCAGTGGATCAGCCAGATCCCCTTCTCCCGGGCCTTCCAGATCACGTCGTACCGCTGGCCGGGGCCGACGTTCACGGTATCGGCGAGGTAACGCGCGCTCTCCCTGAGGGTCTCGCCGTCCCGGGCCACGACCTCGAAAGGGCCGCCGTGCACGTGCATTGGATGCACGAAGTTGTTGTTGCTGCCCACGAACCGCAGCCTCACGGTCTGCCCCACCCGCATGCGGATGATGTCGGTTTCCGGGTACGCCTTGCCGTTGATGGTGAAGAAGTTGGGCAGCGCGCCCTCCATGATCATCGCCGGGAAGGTGTAGCCGTCGCGCTGAAGCCATTCCTGAAGTTGCAGGGGGTAGTCGA
This window encodes:
- a CDS encoding M23 family metallopeptidase, which gives rise to MIRRALLLAAVLLSGVGGAYTVKPGDTLYSLARANGTTVAELVRLNGLTGTALAVGQTLRLPGEEASSPAVPTPEPSSRPGAALQLGGLTVTAPASLRMGDPFVLRLSGPRAAEASVRFPSEVGEDVRLPGEALTPVPAGGGRLVLGRVVLGKTTPVVYEIRVGSDVLRGRIPVTGLTQAIQRLNLPPRIAGKLEDPARKAEDAAVEQAYARRTPQVWSRTFQPAAKVRAQSSAFGQPRTYVAGGPVLYHYGTDYPAPAGTPVLAVNDGTVVMAGMYPVRGGLVVIDHGAGLTSMYFHQSRVTVNVGQQVTRGQKVGEVGSTGLSTGAHLHLEMRVRGEATDPAKWMSRVWPK